Proteins encoded by one window of Haematobia irritans isolate KBUSLIRL chromosome 2, ASM5000362v1, whole genome shotgun sequence:
- the LOC142226413 gene encoding PRKCA-binding protein-like isoform X3 — protein MLTDTDDDFFFEEDKMGMTVSTKSVVVIKDDTNLIGISIGGGAPLCPCLYIVQVFDGTPAAREGSLESGDELLAINSTSVKGKTKVQVAKMIQAASQQVTIHYNKLHADPERGKSLDIILKKLKHRIVDNMSSNTADTLGLSRAILCNDSLVKRLEELEGTEMMYKGLVEHARRMLKAYYDLLQSYRLFGDCFMRISTREPQMRASEAFRMFGEFHRNLEKDGLVVIKQIKPILDDLGTYLHKAIPDTKLTVKRYMDAKFTYLSYCLKVKEMDDEEHGFASIQEPLYRVETGNYEYRLILRCRQDARTKFAKLRTDVLEKMELLECKHANDLTKQLRSLLDCMAQLNQSIVDRMEALPNLFPIEVDFKETDFQYKSKILEPQKLDDDEEEELQQQQQYQRQGISKTSKNMGDVVCGLEAVEKPATIINVPAVKAQEQVILSLLDNPSDNLLDVPTTSSTTTSLVTNESDQLLKDLGLLGIDLNASPLNATATNTQNIAASSNGAYDFDLFLNQKTSSATATSQLEKDLMACNALETDLLLQ, from the exons GGGCATGACTGTCAGCACAAAATCGGTGGTGGTAATCAAAGATGATACAAATTTAATAGGGATTAGTATTGGTGGCGGAGCGCCTTTATGTCCTTGTCTGTATATTGTCCAG GTATTCGATGGTACACCGGCTGCCCGTGAGGGATCCCTGGAGAGTGGCGACGAATTATTGGCCATAAACAGTACCAGTGTTAAGGGAAAAACCAAAGTACAAGTTGCAAAGATGATACAAGCTGCAAGTCAACAGGTCACAATTCATTATAACAAACTCCATGCTGATCCGGAAAGAGGAAAATCATTGGAtattattttgaagaaactaAAACATCGCATAGTTGATAATATGTCAAGCAATACCGCCGATACCTTAGGATTATCCCGAGCCATTTTATGTAACGACTCATTAGTGAAACGTCTGGAAGAACTGGAGGGTACGGAAATGATGTACAAAGGCTTAGTTGAACATGCCCGACGTATGCTGAAGGCCTACTATGATCTGTTACAAAGCTATCGCTTATTTGGTGATTGCTTTATGCGCATTAGCACAAGAGAACCTCAAATGAGAGCCTCTGAGGCATTTAGAATGTTTGGAGAATTCCATCGTAATTTGGAGAAAGATGGTTTGGTTGTAATCAAACAAATTAAACCAATTCTCGATGATTTGGGAACATATCTGCACAAGGCTATACCCGACACAAAACTGACTGTTAAACGCTACATGGATGCCAAATTTACCTATCTATCGTATTGTCTGAAAGTTAAGGAAATGGATGATGAGGAACATGGTTTCGCCTCCATACAAGAACCCCTCTACCGTGTGGAAACTGGAAATTATGAATATCGTTTGATATTACGATGCCGTCAGGATGCTCGTACGAAATTTGCCAAACTGAGGACGGATGTTTTGGAGAAAATGGAATTGCTGGAATGTAAACATGCCAATGATCTAACCAAGCAATTGCGCAGTCTTCTGGATTGTATGGCTCAATTAAATCAATCCATAGTGGATAGAATGGAAGCATTACCCAATCTATTTCCAATTGAAGTGGATTTCAAAGAAaccgattttcaatacaaatcaaaaattcTGGAACCTCAAAAATTAGATGATGATGAGGAAGAAGAActtcaacagcagcagcaatacCAAAGACAAGGCATCAGTAAAACATCCAAAAATATGGGAGATGTTGTATGTGGCTTAGAGGCTGTGGAAAAACCAGCTACCATTATAAATGTTCCCGCAGTCAAAGCACAAGAACAGGTTATACTCTCCCTCTTAGACAATCCAAGTGATAATCTTCTAGATGTACCTACCACATCCTCCACCACGACTTCTCTAGTGACCAATGAAAGTGATCAACTTCTAAAAGATCTAGGACTATTGGGTATAGATTTAAATGCATCACCTCTTAATGCAACTGCAACCAATACACAAAATATTGCCGCTTCTTCCAATGGTGCTTACGACTTTGATTTATTCCTTAATCAAAAGACCTCCTCTGCTACTGCTACAAGTCAATTGGAAAAGGATTTAATGGCTTGTAATGCTTTGGAAACTGATTTACTGCtgcaataa